The following proteins come from a genomic window of Armatimonadia bacterium:
- a CDS encoding glycoside hydrolase domain-containing protein, whose protein sequence is MPKWIVPVALLTVLVAGSALAQEGFGAYTVLNHDLPATVVPGQTVIAHLTWKILTPGEPPFRGPVMDFASTGPVKRGLRIQGHRLSPWSFDGEHKAGDLLKTTATLEVPIDFPPGPAAISLLLSRNGGEKGWQYANVVDADGRSLGDVFRWPLTVQGPEASPSASPLVIPTITAPRIDGKADPAEWARAASVTLAENSAGLAPKAATEVRVGHDGTNLYLAFKCAEPELAKAARTRYPGHDAPIWNNECVEVFLDPRGDRVSYSHFLVDLLNQRHDLLGSDSFGFNPTWQSAVSEGENQWVAEIAIPFSSLGTATPKPGEAWYGNLCRERKAVSELSAWRPTGGSFDAAGRFGLMVFDDLKLYLANQVAQLEPPANPAASLQDALAQWQQRRTAFEQQLQALDPVAAQVSFAELSATLQGLDTDLRKLKSRSAALSGQGVLMTQASPYLGALGAITPAETPAGPLSLQALAKETLDLAWDLTNPTDNPVTVRLTLRYGDPKAAASYLQFGLPGVTHQWRLATPVAAGDGRAVYDALVPLAAGTVTVPAGETAQVWLTVQAPQAIDNATGFVRVDRLDTAGAQPVILPLQLHVLAQDIREPRAMHTFTWNVLLDPVRSDPAWLDAHLKDLADHGVDVCAISSLRNLPRVQAKEDGMLAEPLDFTQLDALLKASRRHFTTYYINLDIWEKSWVRKDLFGLPFESPAYEVAFKTWFRQVVDHLLASGLTYDQLLFCPYDESVNEACRKIAGWMKQVDPRVRVVIDCSTPDLEEARKMNALTDVWVPHYRYHFAQDMGPFFDLLRAGAKPHWCYFYSEGGNDKAQDPTRHYLAKFWWAYSQGITGIGYWAQQYYGDPWYRADYKASYDTSLVYPVEGGIVDSRRWEAWRRGWQDYQLLSLTEARLRKAGDQAGLQELQRRLQEVVTVPGDPARAEATRQWLREKLATR, encoded by the coding sequence ATGCCAAAGTGGATCGTGCCTGTAGCTTTGCTGACCGTCCTGGTTGCAGGTTCTGCCCTGGCCCAGGAGGGCTTCGGTGCCTATACTGTCCTCAACCATGATCTGCCCGCCACGGTGGTGCCCGGGCAGACGGTGATCGCTCACCTGACCTGGAAGATCCTGACGCCCGGCGAGCCACCCTTCCGCGGTCCCGTGATGGACTTTGCTTCGACCGGCCCGGTCAAGCGAGGCCTGCGCATCCAGGGCCACAGGCTATCGCCCTGGAGCTTCGACGGCGAGCATAAGGCCGGCGACCTGCTCAAGACAACCGCGACGCTGGAGGTCCCGATCGACTTCCCACCGGGACCGGCGGCGATCTCCCTTCTCCTCTCTCGCAACGGTGGCGAGAAGGGCTGGCAGTACGCCAACGTTGTGGATGCGGACGGCAGGAGTCTCGGCGACGTCTTCCGCTGGCCGCTGACGGTCCAGGGTCCCGAGGCCAGTCCTTCAGCTTCACCGCTGGTCATCCCGACCATCACCGCGCCCAGGATTGACGGCAAAGCTGATCCGGCGGAGTGGGCCCGTGCAGCCTCCGTCACCCTTGCAGAAAACTCAGCCGGCCTTGCACCCAAAGCCGCAACCGAGGTGCGCGTCGGCCATGACGGCACCAACCTGTACCTGGCCTTCAAGTGTGCAGAGCCCGAGTTGGCCAAGGCTGCGCGCACCAGGTACCCCGGCCACGATGCGCCGATCTGGAACAACGAGTGCGTCGAGGTCTTTCTTGATCCCCGGGGCGACCGAGTGAGCTACTCGCACTTCCTGGTGGACCTCCTCAACCAGCGCCACGACCTGCTCGGCTCGGACTCCTTTGGCTTCAACCCCACCTGGCAGAGCGCCGTGAGCGAGGGCGAGAACCAGTGGGTCGCGGAGATCGCGATCCCCTTCTCCTCACTCGGCACCGCAACACCGAAGCCCGGCGAGGCCTGGTACGGTAACCTCTGCCGCGAGCGTAAGGCCGTCAGTGAGCTGTCCGCATGGCGACCTACCGGAGGGTCCTTCGACGCTGCGGGACGTTTCGGACTGATGGTCTTCGACGACCTCAAGTTGTACCTCGCGAACCAGGTGGCGCAGCTCGAGCCGCCTGCCAATCCGGCTGCATCGCTCCAGGACGCCCTTGCGCAGTGGCAGCAGCGCCGGACCGCCTTCGAGCAGCAGCTTCAGGCCCTCGACCCGGTAGCCGCGCAGGTATCCTTTGCGGAACTGTCAGCCACCCTTCAGGGCCTCGACACCGACCTGCGCAAGCTCAAGTCAAGGTCGGCCGCCTTGAGTGGGCAGGGGGTCCTGATGACCCAGGCTTCGCCTTACCTGGGGGCCCTCGGCGCTATCACTCCGGCTGAGACGCCCGCAGGTCCACTCTCTCTGCAGGCCCTTGCGAAGGAGACGCTCGACCTTGCCTGGGACCTGACGAACCCGACCGACAATCCGGTGACCGTGCGCCTGACCTTGCGCTATGGCGACCCAAAGGCTGCGGCCAGTTACCTGCAGTTTGGTCTCCCCGGCGTGACCCATCAGTGGCGTCTGGCTACACCGGTCGCTGCAGGCGACGGCCGTGCGGTCTACGACGCGCTGGTCCCCCTGGCTGCCGGGACTGTGACGGTGCCGGCCGGTGAGACTGCCCAGGTCTGGCTGACTGTGCAGGCCCCGCAGGCGATTGACAACGCCACCGGCTTTGTGCGCGTCGACCGCCTCGACACTGCGGGAGCCCAGCCGGTGATCTTGCCGCTGCAGCTTCATGTTCTCGCCCAGGATATCCGTGAACCGCGAGCCATGCACACCTTCACCTGGAACGTCCTGCTCGACCCGGTGCGGAGTGATCCTGCCTGGCTCGATGCGCACCTGAAGGACCTCGCCGATCATGGCGTGGACGTGTGCGCGATCAGCTCCCTGCGCAACCTCCCCCGCGTGCAGGCGAAGGAAGACGGCATGCTGGCCGAGCCGCTCGACTTCACCCAGCTCGATGCGCTGCTCAAGGCCTCGCGCCGCCACTTCACCACCTACTACATCAACCTGGACATCTGGGAGAAGTCCTGGGTGCGCAAGGACCTCTTCGGCCTCCCCTTCGAGAGCCCCGCCTACGAGGTCGCCTTCAAGACCTGGTTCCGACAGGTTGTGGATCACCTGCTGGCTTCGGGGCTGACCTACGATCAACTACTCTTCTGCCCCTACGATGAATCGGTGAACGAGGCCTGTCGCAAGATCGCCGGGTGGATGAAGCAGGTGGATCCGCGGGTGCGAGTAGTCATTGACTGCAGCACCCCGGACCTCGAGGAAGCCCGCAAGATGAACGCCCTCACCGACGTATGGGTACCGCACTACCGCTACCACTTCGCTCAGGACATGGGGCCCTTCTTCGACCTTCTCCGTGCCGGAGCGAAGCCCCATTGGTGCTACTTCTACAGCGAGGGCGGCAACGACAAGGCTCAGGACCCGACGCGACACTACCTCGCCAAGTTCTGGTGGGCCTACAGTCAGGGCATCACTGGAATTGGCTACTGGGCTCAGCAGTACTACGGGGACCCGTGGTATCGCGCCGACTACAAGGCTTCCTACGACACCTCCCTGGTCTACCCGGTCGAGGGTGGCATCGTCGATTCCCGCCGCTGGGAGGCCTGGCGTCGTGGCTGGCAGGACTACCAGCTCCTGTCGCTGACGGAGGCCAGACTCAGGAAAGCAGGCGACCAGGCGGGTCTGCAGGAGCTGCAGCGCCGTCTGCAGGAGGTCGTGACGGTTCCCGGCGATCCGGCTCGCGCCGAAGCCACTCGGCAGTGGCTGCGTGAGAAGCTGGCAACGCGCTAG
- a CDS encoding Gfo/Idh/MocA family oxidoreductase, translating into MGLKIGLCGTGQFGSCFVPVFLRHPDVSEVYLADLVPDRLAKVAERNGVTKTFDSLEALCASDCDCIALFTQRWTHAPQAITALKAGKHVYSAVPAAASLEDLAELVDTVKSTGMIYMLGETSYYRAQTTFCRNKFARGEFGEFVYGEGQYHHDMAHFYSSYMYSGGPDWKKTAGFPPMLYPTHSTAFVLSVTFRRMTEVTCYGYVDHHQDGVFDPELSLWQNIFSNESGLFRTSDGGMARINEFRRIGAGDGRMTIMGTRAAYEEQPGQGVYTWLDFPEDYGKNGEIPYAETNKLVPLKREDVSAIRTFDGVEITEENLGDLPREYLGKKFLGISGAQPYWQLPVEFAGVPNGHDGTHVFLVNDFLRCVVNHKLPQNNVWQAARYNAPGMVAHESAKRDGERMVIPDFGMPPADWELLDPIATLKP; encoded by the coding sequence ATGGGACTCAAAATCGGACTGTGCGGGACAGGACAGTTCGGGAGCTGCTTTGTGCCGGTATTCCTGCGCCATCCGGACGTCTCTGAAGTCTACCTGGCAGACCTCGTGCCGGATCGTCTGGCGAAGGTCGCCGAGCGTAACGGTGTCACCAAGACCTTCGATTCGCTGGAGGCCCTGTGCGCCAGTGACTGCGACTGCATCGCGTTGTTCACCCAGCGCTGGACCCATGCGCCTCAGGCGATCACGGCGCTGAAAGCGGGCAAGCACGTCTACAGCGCCGTCCCTGCAGCCGCCTCGCTGGAGGACCTGGCAGAGTTGGTCGACACCGTCAAGTCCACCGGCATGATCTACATGCTCGGCGAGACCAGCTACTACCGGGCGCAGACCACCTTCTGCCGCAACAAGTTCGCCCGCGGCGAGTTCGGCGAGTTCGTCTACGGCGAGGGCCAGTACCACCACGACATGGCCCACTTCTACTCCTCCTATATGTACAGCGGGGGACCCGATTGGAAGAAGACCGCGGGCTTCCCGCCCATGCTCTACCCGACCCACTCCACAGCCTTCGTCCTGAGTGTGACCTTCCGGCGCATGACGGAGGTGACGTGCTATGGGTACGTCGATCACCATCAGGACGGCGTCTTCGACCCCGAGTTGAGCCTGTGGCAGAACATCTTCAGCAACGAATCGGGCCTCTTCCGTACCTCCGACGGCGGCATGGCCAGGATCAACGAGTTCCGCCGCATCGGCGCCGGTGATGGGCGTATGACGATCATGGGCACCCGCGCCGCCTACGAGGAACAGCCCGGCCAGGGCGTCTACACCTGGCTCGACTTCCCGGAGGACTACGGCAAGAACGGCGAGATCCCCTACGCCGAGACCAACAAGCTGGTGCCGCTCAAGCGCGAGGATGTCAGCGCAATCCGCACCTTCGACGGCGTCGAGATCACCGAGGAGAACCTGGGTGACCTGCCCCGCGAGTACCTGGGCAAGAAGTTCCTGGGGATCTCCGGGGCGCAGCCCTACTGGCAGTTGCCGGTCGAGTTTGCCGGAGTGCCCAATGGCCATGACGGGACGCATGTGTTCCTGGTGAATGACTTCCTCCGCTGCGTCGTCAATCACAAGCTCCCACAGAACAACGTCTGGCAGGCAGCCCGCTACAATGCACCGGGAATGGTCGCTCACGAGTCGGCCAAGCGCGATGGTGAGCGCATGGTGATCCCCGACTTCGGAATGCCGCCTGCCGATTGGGAGCTTCTGGATCCGATCGCTACGCTCAAGCCCTAA
- a CDS encoding DUF87 domain-containing protein, with amino-acid sequence MQDFEKLGLFYLGREYDLERQQLRDDLVLYDSSDLTTHGLCVGMTGSGKTGLSISLLEEAAIDGVPAIVVDPKGDLGNLMLTFPELRPEDFRPWIDESAAARKGLTPEAAATETAETWRKGLADWGQDGARIARLRESAQATLYTPGSTAGRPISVLRSLQAPADMADMELVRDRIQSVVSGLLALLGIEADSVRSREHILLSTIIETAWLGGRNLGLAELIADIQTPPFSTIGVMDLESVYPEKDRMALAVQLNNLLASPGFSAWLEGDPLDAGQLLYTPEGRPRISILSIAHLSDVERMFFVTLLLNEVLAWMRQQPGTPSLRALLYMDEIYGYFPPTAMPPCKRPMLTLLKQARAYGLGILLATQNPVDLDYKGLANTGTWLIGRLQTERDKARVLDGLEGAATTAGSQFDRSRMDAVLSGLSNRVFLMHNVHEDAPVVFQTRWALSYLSGPLTREQIRRLTPQAAVAPLPAVQAPAAAAPQAPRALTTPTPALAQTVPETVAPVEPVSQVAPQVVLPTIAAAQPAAQMAIGPEISLPQSYLPVTLQPPAGAKVTYSPILLACAEIRYVRVTPAVDYSLERAWIAELPEPGRQISWEGALVVQESSLPLESEPAPLPAQFAALSEGALSARRLEEYRKGLTSFVYNDMPLRLWKCADPKGVSDPEETEVQFRMRLGQAARERRDQAMAQVRAKYADRLASLQERLRQAQERIAREQAEHSSQNLDAVVSLGATVLGGLFGRKVVSRQTMDRAASTLRRATRASRGGREVTEAEDSLEQLQTRQAELEAEFNADLQAVNRAVDGTQLALEAVDLRAKRSDIQVTSLALLWAPWAIDASGQATPLFELPAAAQRATGPA; translated from the coding sequence ATGCAGGATTTCGAGAAGCTGGGCCTGTTCTATCTGGGACGCGAGTATGACCTGGAGCGCCAGCAGCTACGGGACGACCTGGTGCTCTACGACTCGAGCGACCTCACCACCCATGGCCTGTGCGTGGGGATGACCGGCAGCGGCAAGACAGGCCTGTCGATATCTCTGCTCGAGGAGGCGGCCATAGACGGGGTGCCCGCGATTGTTGTTGACCCGAAGGGCGATCTCGGGAACCTGATGCTGACCTTCCCCGAACTGCGACCGGAGGACTTCCGCCCCTGGATCGACGAGAGCGCAGCAGCTCGGAAGGGCCTCACCCCGGAGGCTGCCGCGACTGAGACCGCCGAGACCTGGCGTAAGGGACTCGCCGACTGGGGCCAGGATGGCGCACGGATCGCTCGCCTCAGGGAGTCGGCACAGGCTACGCTCTACACCCCGGGCAGCACTGCCGGGCGACCCATCAGTGTCCTGCGCTCCCTGCAGGCTCCGGCGGACATGGCGGACATGGAGCTGGTTCGCGACCGCATCCAGAGCGTCGTCTCCGGACTGCTCGCCCTGCTGGGGATCGAGGCCGACTCGGTCCGCAGTCGCGAGCACATCCTGCTATCGACCATCATCGAGACGGCCTGGCTGGGCGGACGGAACCTGGGGCTGGCGGAACTGATTGCCGACATCCAGACACCGCCCTTCAGCACGATCGGGGTCATGGACCTGGAGAGCGTGTACCCGGAGAAGGACAGGATGGCACTGGCGGTGCAGCTCAACAACCTGCTTGCCTCGCCCGGGTTCAGTGCGTGGCTTGAGGGAGACCCGCTGGATGCCGGGCAACTGCTCTACACCCCCGAGGGACGGCCGCGAATCTCGATCCTGTCCATCGCCCACCTCTCGGACGTGGAGCGGATGTTCTTCGTGACGCTGCTGCTCAACGAGGTCCTCGCGTGGATGCGCCAGCAGCCAGGCACACCGAGTCTGCGGGCACTGCTATACATGGACGAGATCTACGGTTACTTCCCGCCGACCGCCATGCCGCCGTGCAAGCGTCCGATGCTCACGCTCCTCAAGCAGGCGCGAGCCTACGGTCTGGGGATCCTCCTGGCGACACAGAACCCGGTGGACCTGGACTACAAGGGCCTGGCGAACACCGGCACCTGGCTCATCGGGCGACTGCAGACGGAGAGGGACAAGGCGAGGGTCCTCGACGGGCTGGAGGGTGCGGCGACGACTGCCGGAAGCCAGTTTGACCGGTCGCGGATGGATGCGGTTCTGTCCGGGCTGAGCAACCGTGTGTTCCTGATGCACAACGTCCACGAGGACGCGCCGGTGGTGTTCCAGACCCGCTGGGCGCTCTCCTACCTGAGCGGACCACTGACCCGGGAGCAGATTCGTCGGCTGACACCGCAGGCAGCCGTAGCGCCACTTCCGGCAGTGCAAGCTCCAGCGGCGGCAGCTCCGCAGGCTCCGCGGGCCCTGACAACACCGACGCCTGCTCTGGCGCAGACCGTACCCGAAACGGTTGCTCCGGTTGAGCCGGTGTCACAGGTTGCGCCGCAGGTCGTCCTTCCGACGATCGCAGCAGCCCAGCCTGCCGCACAGATGGCGATCGGCCCTGAGATCAGCCTGCCTCAGTCCTATCTGCCAGTCACCCTTCAGCCGCCGGCGGGGGCGAAGGTGACGTACTCTCCGATCCTCCTGGCCTGCGCCGAGATCCGCTACGTGCGCGTCACCCCGGCCGTCGACTATAGCCTTGAGCGGGCCTGGATCGCCGAGCTGCCTGAACCCGGCCGGCAGATATCCTGGGAGGGTGCGCTGGTCGTGCAGGAGAGCAGTCTGCCCCTGGAATCCGAGCCGGCGCCACTTCCTGCACAGTTCGCCGCCCTGAGTGAGGGAGCGCTGAGCGCACGGAGGCTGGAGGAGTACCGCAAGGGCCTGACCTCCTTCGTCTACAACGACATGCCGCTGCGCCTGTGGAAGTGCGCTGACCCGAAGGGGGTCTCGGATCCGGAGGAGACGGAAGTGCAGTTCCGGATGCGCCTGGGCCAGGCTGCGAGGGAACGTCGAGACCAGGCCATGGCGCAGGTGCGGGCCAAGTACGCGGACCGGCTGGCGAGTCTTCAGGAACGCCTCCGACAGGCTCAGGAGCGGATCGCCCGCGAGCAGGCGGAACACAGTAGCCAGAACCTGGACGCTGTTGTCAGCCTGGGAGCGACGGTGCTGGGTGGACTGTTTGGGCGCAAGGTGGTGAGCCGGCAGACGATGGACCGCGCCGCCTCGACGCTGCGCCGTGCGACTCGGGCGAGTCGTGGAGGCCGGGAGGTAACGGAGGCAGAGGACTCACTGGAGCAGCTTCAGACACGCCAGGCGGAACTCGA